Genomic DNA from Prunus persica cultivar Lovell chromosome G1, Prunus_persica_NCBIv2, whole genome shotgun sequence:
AGGAAAACAGTTACACGGCTGGTGGAAATGGAGTCCAGTTATCTGACAGTCGAATTTTTCAGAAAGCTTAATCTTGAATCAGACCAAGGTCCAAATCAAACAGGACCAAATGCggacaaaaactcaaaagaacCAGTACAAAACATGGACCGTTTTGGAGATAATTATCTCAGGAGAATTGGTATGAAAAATTCAAGACTCCATGCACTCTCATACTGGCTAAGGCGTAAATTCAttacagtttttatttttatgttttgctgAGATGAAATATATTTGTATCAGCATCAAATGTCAACTCTTATATCAATATGGTTTGTGAGACGCTGAGGAATTCGATTCCCAAGGCTGTTGTTCACTGTCAAGTTCGAGAGGCCAAGAGATCTCTGCTCAACCTCTTCTACACCCAAATTGGGAGGCAAGAGGTGATTTCCCTTTTCAAAGCTAACTCTTTTTGGTGAGTTAAAAGAGAAGTTGATGATATATAATTTATGTGTTCCCTTTGGTGTGTGCAGAAGGAGAGGCTTGGTGCAATGTTGGATGAGGATCCAGCGCTCATGGAAAAGCGAACGAACATTGCCAAACGgcttgaactatacaagtcagCTAGAGATGAGATCGATTCTGTTGCATGGAAATGATGGAGCCACATTACATTGCATGAGGCTGCTCATACTAGATTTGACATGCCAAAATACCAGATTTGGACGTGCATATTCTTCTTTCTACttgaaataagaaaaaccCACAGGTGCTGCAAGAGCTTAGATTTGAATTGAACTTGCACATGATTCTTTCAcccactttttttcttcattgaaCATAAACTTAAACTCAATGTACAATCATATGATTCTTTCTTAATAGTTATTGGatccctattttttttttttttttttcacacatTTTATGATAATCAGCATCTCATGTGATGGATCATATTATACGAGAGAAACATATTGAAAAaagagattttttatttaaaccccacactTCTCATAGTTCACCctaatacttaaatcattaagctgtagttttattattgtataaaaagacaaaaaaggtcatccaacttaatacttaaccctagtacatgtatacacacacaccccaccactcttcatattaagttttagaaaaatacaaactcCTCTACATCATATTGTCAGAGAAGTAGAACATTGATGAGCATGCATCTTAAAAATCTGCGTGGGAGCTAATGGAAAGACTTGTTGATTGTTTGGCTGTAATGATCTTATTCTCTTCCCTTTGTTGATTGGTTGGCTGTTgattgctttttattttatttttaaacctAATGTTTTGGTAAAGCTGTTCTCTTTCTCTAGAAAGTATTAAATTTTGGATTTGAGGTTctatttgtttgtgttttttttctgctGGGAACAGTAATATTATTGTCACTTCTGGAATTCCAGTATGCATCTAAAATCATAATCCTAGGATATTTTTCTTGGTGCTTTTCCACTTTGATAAAAGCTTCAATGTATTCTCCATTGATGGCCGATCAGATGGCCTACTCCTATTGCAAAATGTAGCAACCTCAAGTACCAGTTTTATCTCATCTCATAGTGAGTGCCTAAAGCTTCAGTACATAGTGTTTCAATGTTAAAAAATTCTAGATGACATTTGGAGGTAGAAATCAAATAAGAATCACATATTATGcacaaaaaatttaccaatCTATAAATTAACATTGTCACCAAATCAAGTGTCTGTCAAATAAGAACGTACTTCCTCCTCTAAGGATAGCttgtggggtttaaatagaaaatttcttttatttcttattttttcagcTTTGGGTGTATTTAAGGGTAATTTGGAAAGATAGTggggttttcttagaaattgtgaaaatttaaattaaaagttgcgGTAAACTTAGAACATGGGGTGAACTAAGAGAagtgtggggtttaaatagaaaatctcttgaaaaaatttgttcaatttcaaatttacaaaTGAGAAGTTTCAAAGGTAACAAAGACTGAATCGTATATAGGGCCATCTCATGAATCAATCCATCAATGATCTTTTGCAACGAAATGAATCAATCCAAAATTGTAAAACCCAGTACTTCATACGGATTTCGATAACCTTATAAAAAGAATAATGCGGCTCACATTCACATCCTATGCTCGCAATGTAAATGCACAGCCCAATTAACAAACCATGATGTTATCTTTATACATTGCAGTACAAATCTAAGCATGAACAGCACACATTGCAGTACAAATCTAAGCATGAACAGCACACGTACTTCAAAAACACCCAATTTCAATGCAAACTGAAGCCAATAATCTCAACTTGCACAGATCACgaaacaaaattttcttctagAGTGGTTGCTGCAGATAATCATGTAATTCTGCTAACTCTGCTGCCTGGCTGGCCGGGCCGACCAGATCAAAATAAGTGTATCAGAGGTCTCAGTCCTGCCGGCTTGCTAAGCACAACTCATGTAAGTCATTAAGTATCCACTCCTCACCTGTGTGCCCACCCAATACCAGGACCCTTGTCCCGCCAACCACGCAAGTGCTATGACCCCAAGCAAATTTAGGTGGTTGCCCCGGAACGTTGAGAATTCTCCATGATGGTTTCTCTTCCGAAGGATCCAAGAGGAAAAGCTGAGAAGGAGAATGCAGCCCTGCGATTGAACCACCGAAGATAATGATCCTTCCACAAGGCATGCTGACAGCAACGTGATCAAGTCTAGGAGGGGGAACCACAGAGCTCTGGCTGCCTATGCTGGTGAACGCGTTACACTCCAGTTGCCTCCACTGAGGGTTTTCATCTTCCAAATCAATAGTGTAAGTCTCACCTGATCGTAACCTCAAGTGCCCACTGTTGGCAAGTCCACCAAACATGAGAATCTTTGATCGACCATAAACTGAAAGTGAATGCCCCAACCTAGAGGGAGGAGCCCATGAAGTTGGAATCTCTTTCCATGTTGGGTGGTCTGTAGTGAGATCCAATAAGTATGTGTCACTAAGAAGTACCCCAGCATCTGTGCATCCACCTGACACAACTAATTTAGACCCTTCAACTGTACAAGAGCTATGCCAGGATCTAGGAAGCGGGGGAGTTCCACCAAAAACTTCTTTCCATGTTGGCTGCTTGGCATCCAAGTCAAGAATGAAAACATCATTGAGCAATCCTTCCCGCCCACAGCCTCCAAAAACTACCAACCAAGAACCATTCAAGCACGAAAGAGTGTGGCCCCAACGCCCTGGTGGTGATGATTTCACACTTACTCGACGCCACTCTGGATCAGCAGCATCAAGATTGAGAACAAATGTGTCATCCATTGGCTGCATATCAACTCCTTCCCCTCCAAACAGTACAAGTCGATTTCCTACAGCACAAGCACTGAAATTGCATCGTGAAGGCTCCACGGCACCTCCAACTGTAAATTTCCTCCAACAAACAGCCTCAAGAGTCGTCAGTTCCCTGGCCAGACGCCCCCACCCTAACTTATTAGTCATCAATTCCAATGTACCGGTGACTTCTCTTCCCCATGCATTTTGACATACCATCTTTCTTACATGCTCATTTTTTGTTAGTTGACGGATTCTTCTGCAGACAGAACCAATGGATGCCACATCCCTGGGAGTCAAGCGTGATAAGATGTTGTGAGCCAAGACTTCATCGGAGAGCTGAAGAATCCCACATATTTCTTGATACTGGGTGAAAGGTGTTTGTCCACTCATGAGAGAATATTTACCAGATTGATCATACTGCTGATTGCATGTCTCTTTATAAACTGGATATGAGACACTGCTCAGATCTATTTTTGCTTCGGAAAATACTTGAATGCCTATGATGTGTGTAACAGTTCCATTATCATCATGTATAGGTTTCAGTCTTAGCCTATTCACCAAGGGAGTTCCATCCTTCCTGAAATTAAGAAGCTCGCCTTGGAACTCAACTCCTTCCTCGAGACACCTTCTAATCTCAGAAACAACAACAGGATCTACCAGAGGATGCCGTCTTTGAGCATGAGGGTCCCTATACTGTAGGAATCGActgaaacaaaacattttGTTTAATTGACCAAGACAAATTCTGAAACAGTTTATCAGCAAAATAGATTATCGTATGACAGATATGCAAATGAATGCATACACGGATATTAGTTACATGAATCAGCTCaacaaactttaaaaaaaaatgtaaacaaCATTGAATTAATCCATAGAATCCTACGGAATCATTCCTTGAAAAATGCAAAATCAGCACTATTTTGGATATAAGTTTCATAGTTCTCCAGTTGACTATCACGGCATCACAATCACTAGAAagcaaaatttgaataaaatgtTTCACTCATAGATGACAATTTAAAGTTGCAGCCTCGCAGGAAAATTTTGTATTGTCATGCCCAACCTAACTCAAAGAATTAGATCAAAATGAATACATACAGTTCTCCttaaaagttcaaaatctagCAGGGGATTTTGCTGAAGTGAAGAGTACGGAATGACTGATaccttcaacaaaaaaaaatcacatcaTCCAGAACAAATTCTAAAGATTGACTTTGAAGCCACATTTCATCGTTTTTGAGTGAGACGTCCATTTTGTTCTACATTTGTAATTACATATAACATCCAAATCTACTCTCTTGCATATTTCCACAAATTCTCTTTAAAACCCTTAAAAAACAACTCTCTTGCATCATTTTCCCAAACACAGAAAACAAGCAaaacaggaaaaagaaattagaaaaaaatgaCTACCAGTTCCGACCGAGGACCTCGTGGGCGCAATAGCCGGTGAAGGTCTCGAAGACTTTGTTGACATAAATGATAGGACCATCGGCCTCCAGAGCATCTGAGACCACAAACGATGCGGGTTTCATTGGGTAAACTACCATCCCTAGCTTCAACGCCAGCTcgctctcctcctcctcttcttcttcttcttcttgatgtTCCTCGTATCTGCTACATTTCAGTCTCTTTGCGAAGTTTTGAATTTCCTccgcttcttcttcttcttcgtatTTATTTGCCATGGCCATGCTTCAAGCTCTGCTCTTTCTTTCcctgcctctctctcttgctcCAAAAGATGGTGTCGTTGGCTGTGTGCATCTACTCAAAATatctcattttattttaatttatagcTTTAATTTGGAATTCATCTGACAAAAATGTTCTGTTTCAGCTCCTTATTTGCAAGAATGCCACCAAGATATTTATGACCCATGGTGCAAATGGTAAACCAAAGACTAAGCCGACCACATGGGGAGTGGCAGTGCCGGTAGTTTAAGAAAGATTGGAGGGTTGAAGTAATAACAAGAGTCCACGTAGGTGGAATAGGCAATACGTGTCTAGCTGATATTTTCTAGGAAAATATCTCGGCCGAACTTGGCGACCCTATAGCTTCCACGTCATGCATTTGTTGTAGAAGATATTTTTGTTGCGTTGGGTTTTGCGTAAGCGATTTGGCGGTGCTCGTGCCAATATCATATACATGGACCCTACAATTAGACCCTAAGCATGCTTAAAAGAGTTACAAATTTAAATTCTATTGTCAAATTGTAAATATCTGTATGAATGTCAAATTCTTAATCTGCATTAACCTTTCATCCAATACagttatttatgaaatttgagcttagaatattttataataaaaacaaaaattaataaggTTAGCGATATAAAATGCTGTAAATTATTAGGCATTTTTTTAACTTCGTACATGATTTGTTTgacatttacaaaattatagTATAATGGCCGCCCTACGTTCATGGTATAAACATGAAATAGTGCATTCTTAGGCCTTTCattaaaatcaaatctctTACAGACAACTTAAAACAAGGTTTACTTTGAGATTTAATGGTGAAAATTTAAACAGCTGATCAGTCCATGTATGCGTGATAAATTTTGTACTGATGAAACTTCTAAGCAGCTCCTAACAACTCTTCGACGTTATGTGCTTCTGAATGTTATGTGCATTGTGGCTTATCAGACATGAAGTGAGTATATATTTTGTAGCATAGAGAAAGAGGGATTTCTGCATAATTATTGAATTCacatttaattagttaaattgggcaaatcaaagtaaaataaaatcattcatctctctctctctctctctctctactatATATACATTTGTAAATTGGGCGGTAGAGTAGTGCTCTTAAACGCTTCCCATGTTAGGCCTTTCTGCAAGTATTCTATATTGGAAGGGTCAAAAGGCCCTTTAACCCTGTCTATAGACTTTATCACCGCTCTTGCAGGAAGAATGCTCTTTGATGGGTCCGGTGAAGTCCTATAGCTCAAGCATGAAGAGAATCCCTGAAATAATTATCAGGTAAATGTCATCATAACTATTCATAAGCAATGTTTAGGCGGGCGGCAGACCCTGAACCTATCGCCTAGAGAAGTAATCGGGCCAAAGTGATTTGCTTTCCTAGTAAATAAAGTTTTAGACAAATGCTGTTACCAATCCACTTTCGAACATAGTGCcaccaaaacaaaccaaatattGACCGCCACCactaaaagataaaagaaattgaaaataattagaagCACACCTTGAAGATAAGCACTTGCACATCTTGATCATCCACCACTGCATGCACAATAAGTGCTTCTCCTCTCACACTCTGACTATATAATTCCAACACTGCTATCTCCTTGTGATGCCCGtactcttcctcctcctcatcctcaccatcatcatcatatctGACGGCTCTCCGCCTGGCTGCGCAGCAAATGCTCAAGGCCCTTCTTGGTCTCAAGATCTGCAAAGCGTCAGCTGAGGCAGAGCACGTTCTGAAATATCTGCAATCTGCTGCAGATTTGGAGGAGGTGGGCTTTGGAGAACACGGTAATTTGGGTGAGGAGGAGATGAGCATAACCCATCTTCCCGATTGGAAGTGCTTCAACATCATAATTATTcgattttggaaattggaaatgagtacacaacttTGATCCTTGAATGAAGATAAGGGTCGGTCCCAGTCGCACGGTTGGGTGCAATTTATTATCAAAGACAATCTGAAAGCCCATCTAAAATATACTAAAATACATAGGCCCAAGTCACTGTGGACCACGAAGTGTGGGCCAAGACCCCAACCACATTTGGTAAACTTACCCATCACGTCACTGGATCAGCAAATCTTACTATAtttcctcttttatttttcttgcccGCTACGCGTACGCGTTCGCGTTGGCTTTCTTTTCAACGGTTGAATCAAAATCttaacaaaaaggaaagaaatggtTTCAGATTTTTCATTCCTTTTTTACTTCCTTTGattgtgttattttgaatattgatCAACCATATTTTGACTTCTTAATTATggttattttttatgattcAAGGCTTATTACTTGTGTgtacataaaaaattattgcatGTGCAAGTAAAAGTTTGTCTGGTTGGTCGAATAATATCgtagtaattttatttaaaaaaatcatatcaaagaaaaataaaaaaggcatttTCTTTGTGTAACATGGGTTAAATATgaattcaacaaaaaattgtttattatttatgtgtttTTACCGAAATTTATTGTTG
This window encodes:
- the LOC18788531 gene encoding adagio protein 3 — its product is MAMANKYEEEEEAEEIQNFAKRLKCSRYEEHQEEEEEEEEESELALKLGMVVYPMKPASFVVSDALEADGPIIYVNKVFETFTGYCAHEVLGRNCRFLQYRDPHAQRRHPLVDPVVVSEIRRCLEEGVEFQGELLNFRKDGTPLVNRLRLKPIHDDNGTVTHIIGIQVFSEAKIDLSSVSYPVYKETCNQQYDQSGKYSLMSGQTPFTQYQEICGILQLSDEVLAHNILSRLTPRDVASIGSVCRRIRQLTKNEHVRKMVCQNAWGREVTGTLELMTNKLGWGRLARELTTLEAVCWRKFTVGGAVEPSRCNFSACAVGNRLVLFGGEGVDMQPMDDTFVLNLDAADPEWRRVSVKSSPPGRWGHTLSCLNGSWLVVFGGCGREGLLNDVFILDLDAKQPTWKEVFGGTPPLPRSWHSSCTVEGSKLVVSGGCTDAGVLLSDTYLLDLTTDHPTWKEIPTSWAPPSRLGHSLSVYGRSKILMFGGLANSGHLRLRSGETYTIDLEDENPQWRQLECNAFTSIGSQSSVVPPPRLDHVAVSMPCGRIIIFGGSIAGLHSPSQLFLLDPSEEKPSWRILNVPGQPPKFAWGHSTCVVGGTRVLVLGGHTGEEWILNDLHELCLASRQD
- the LOC18788513 gene encoding uncharacterized protein LOC18788513, encoding MLISSSPKLPCSPKPTSSKSAADCRYFRTCSASADALQILRPRRALSICCAARRRAVRYDDDGEDEEEEEYGHHKEIAVLELYSQSVRGEALIVHAVVDDQDVQVLIFKGFSSCLSYRTSPDPSKSILPARAVIKSIDRVKGPFDPSNIEYLQKGLTWEAFKSTTLPPNLQMYI